Proteins found in one Methanomassiliicoccales archaeon genomic segment:
- a CDS encoding RNA methyltransferase, translating to MPVFRIILVSPKHDGNIGAVARSMGNFDFKDLVLVNPCHITEEAYKRAKHAGDILRGAKIVKDFDQAVEECDLIVGTSGIITPGEKHYLRIPVSAKDFAERVRDFEGRVAILFGPEDTGLRQEELMRCDMLVHIPASEQYPVLNLSHASSIIMYELFQVRPRPSGPRVTNELEREKLYQFFDDLLQAIDYPEFRRERTRIMFRRLMGRAIPTKWEFHTIMGVLGDAAKKIRALEERKGP from the coding sequence ATGCCTGTCTTCCGCATAATCCTGGTCTCACCCAAGCACGACGGTAACATAGGTGCTGTAGCGAGATCCATGGGCAATTTTGACTTCAAGGATTTGGTTTTGGTTAATCCATGCCACATCACTGAGGAGGCTTACAAGAGAGCCAAGCACGCCGGTGATATCTTAAGAGGAGCCAAGATCGTAAAGGATTTTGACCAGGCAGTCGAGGAATGCGACCTGATCGTGGGTACCAGCGGCATCATAACACCAGGCGAAAAACATTATTTGCGCATCCCTGTCTCAGCCAAGGATTTCGCGGAGCGGGTGAGGGATTTTGAGGGGCGAGTCGCCATCCTCTTTGGACCTGAGGATACAGGCTTGCGACAGGAAGAGCTGATGCGCTGCGATATGCTGGTCCATATACCAGCCAGCGAACAATATCCTGTACTCAATCTCTCTCATGCCTCGTCCATAATAATGTATGAGCTGTTCCAGGTGCGGCCCAGGCCGAGTGGGCCAAGGGTTACGAATGAGCTGGAGAGGGAGAAGCTCTACCAATTCTTCGACGACCTCTTGCAAGCGATCGATTACCCTGAGTTCCGCAGGGAGCGTACCAGGATAATGTTCAGAAGGCTGATGGGTAGGGCCATACCCACAAAATGGGAGTTCCATACCATCATGGGTGTCCTGGGGGACGCGGCTAAGAAGATTAGAGCTTTGGAAGAGAGAAAAGGACCTTAG
- the truA gene encoding tRNA pseudouridine(38-40) synthase TruA, whose amino-acid sequence MTWRAAVKLAYDGQDFFGSQRQPEVPTVEAEVIRALRRIKAIEDPQTARFRTASRTDRGVSALGNVVAFDTSFRGRSLLKALNAVSESVFFYAWAEVPKNFSPRRAQARWYRYFLPCQGLDISRVEKCAGLFLGEHDFRRFCKPDGWSSVRTLDKLSVTPTGDFLVIDLEAREFLRNMVRRIVAALREVGAGRRHEEDVRRALEGEDIQFGLAPPEKLWLMDVRYPFEFTVAAPPGLLALVKERSQSAKLKLSFYDSLASRF is encoded by the coding sequence ATGACCTGGAGAGCAGCGGTCAAATTGGCCTATGATGGTCAGGACTTCTTTGGTTCTCAGCGTCAGCCAGAGGTACCGACAGTAGAAGCTGAGGTCATAAGAGCGCTGCGCCGCATTAAAGCCATAGAAGACCCGCAAACGGCGAGATTCCGTACTGCTAGCCGCACGGACAGAGGCGTTAGTGCCTTAGGCAACGTGGTGGCTTTCGACACTTCCTTCCGCGGGCGGTCCCTTCTTAAAGCTCTAAACGCGGTCTCAGAAAGTGTTTTCTTCTATGCTTGGGCCGAAGTTCCCAAGAACTTCTCGCCCAGGCGCGCCCAGGCGCGCTGGTATCGCTACTTCCTTCCTTGCCAGGGCCTCGACATATCCCGCGTGGAAAAATGCGCTGGGCTTTTCCTCGGTGAACATGATTTCCGTCGCTTCTGCAAACCCGATGGGTGGTCCAGCGTAAGAACTCTAGATAAATTATCGGTTACGCCCACGGGCGATTTTTTAGTCATAGACTTGGAGGCCAGAGAGTTCCTTCGCAACATGGTTCGACGAATTGTCGCTGCCCTCCGAGAGGTGGGAGCCGGAAGGAGGCACGAAGAGGATGTACGGAGAGCATTGGAGGGTGAGGACATCCAATTCGGTCTAGCCCCACCTGAGAAGCTTTGGCTTATGGACGTTAGGTATCCCTTCGAATTCACGGTGGCGGCTCCTCCGGGCCTTCTCGCCCTTGTAAAGGAGCGCTCGCAGAGCGCCAAGCTGAAGCTTTCCTTTTACGATTCTTTGGCGTCAAGATTCTAG
- a CDS encoding acylphosphatase, producing MKVRADVRFTGVVQGVHFRDYTARFANQEKVTGWVRNLPDGSVQACFEGEKLAIEEVVRRLREEHPRARIDKVEVKWSDFRNEFSRFQIRI from the coding sequence ATGAAGGTGAGGGCTGACGTGCGCTTCACCGGTGTAGTGCAGGGAGTTCATTTTAGGGATTATACGGCTCGCTTCGCCAATCAGGAGAAGGTAACAGGTTGGGTACGAAATCTTCCTGATGGCTCGGTTCAAGCCTGCTTCGAAGGGGAGAAGCTAGCCATTGAGGAGGTGGTGCGGCGGTTGCGAGAGGAACATCCGAGAGCAAGAATAGACAAGGTTGAAGTTAAATGGAGTGATTTCAGGAACGAGTTCTCAAGGTTCCAAATCAGGATCTGA
- the ftsZ gene encoding cell division protein FtsZ: MDAGWGVQVGWEYITDDDLASAGKPRIVIVGCGGGGCNSVDRMNEIGLQGVETIAINTDRPALAKIKAHRRLLIGQGITNGNGAGANPEIGRVCAENAASEISKLLQGASLTFVTVGMGGGTGTGAAPVIADIAKRCGSLVVSIATMPFDMEGSRSRLAVRGLRALRACSDTCLVLDNNRLLDMVANLPLHQALSVMDELISEMVKGIVEAITERSLINLDFADLKTIVRHGGVSTVLYGENSDPEGVVKDALNNPLLDYPICSATGALVHVTGGSNLTLKRLHKVMNALTSNLDPEANVIFGARMDERFEGTIRLIAVVTGIAEIADEIYNKVPISQREVISRFTV, encoded by the coding sequence TTGGACGCAGGATGGGGTGTTCAAGTGGGGTGGGAGTACATCACCGATGATGACCTGGCGAGCGCAGGCAAGCCACGCATCGTCATCGTCGGATGTGGAGGCGGAGGATGCAATTCCGTCGACCGGATGAACGAGATTGGTCTCCAAGGAGTGGAGACTATAGCCATCAACACCGACCGTCCAGCCCTGGCCAAGATCAAAGCTCACAGACGTCTCCTCATCGGGCAAGGTATAACCAATGGCAACGGGGCTGGGGCGAATCCAGAAATAGGGAGGGTATGCGCAGAGAATGCAGCATCAGAGATTTCCAAGTTGCTGCAGGGCGCCTCCCTAACCTTCGTGACGGTAGGTATGGGAGGTGGGACCGGCACTGGAGCCGCACCGGTGATAGCGGACATAGCTAAAAGGTGTGGCTCCTTGGTCGTCTCCATAGCCACCATGCCCTTCGACATGGAAGGATCAAGGAGCAGGCTGGCCGTCCGAGGGCTTCGCGCCTTGAGAGCCTGCTCTGATACCTGCCTCGTTCTGGACAACAATCGCCTTTTAGACATGGTGGCCAACCTTCCCTTGCATCAGGCGCTCTCGGTCATGGATGAGCTCATATCCGAGATGGTAAAGGGCATAGTGGAAGCTATTACCGAGCGCTCCCTCATAAACCTGGATTTCGCGGACTTAAAGACCATTGTACGTCACGGTGGCGTCTCCACGGTGCTTTATGGGGAAAACTCAGATCCCGAAGGCGTGGTCAAGGACGCTCTTAATAATCCTTTACTCGACTATCCTATCTGCAGCGCCACAGGTGCCCTAGTTCATGTAACGGGGGGAAGCAACCTTACTTTGAAGAGGTTGCATAAAGTGATGAACGCTCTCACATCGAATCTTGATCCTGAGGCGAATGTGATATTCGGAGCGCGCATGGATGAAAGGTTCGAGGGCACTATAAGGCTAATCGCTGTGGTGACTGGTATAGCGGAGATTGCTGATGAAATCTACAACAAAGTGCCTATATCCCAGCGCGAGGTAATATCGCGTTTCACCGTCTAA
- a CDS encoding adenylate kinase family protein has translation MIALSGTPGTGKTSVGEELAKRGHCVIELNRFIQNKGLLGGIDRKRCSYEVDIEELASAMSHEDIPEGAIVIGHFAHELDVEYIIVLRCRPSVLRSRLEMRGYPEHKIRENLEAEALDVILIEALDTGKEVLEIDTTNRSVKETADAVEEILGGEKKKYEAGHLDWSEEVLDWF, from the coding sequence ATGATAGCCTTGAGCGGCACGCCTGGGACGGGGAAGACTTCGGTGGGCGAAGAATTAGCCAAAAGAGGCCATTGCGTAATCGAGCTGAATCGCTTCATTCAGAACAAAGGTCTTTTGGGAGGGATAGACCGGAAACGATGCAGCTATGAAGTCGATATCGAAGAACTGGCCTCTGCCATGTCGCATGAAGACATTCCCGAAGGAGCCATCGTCATAGGCCATTTTGCGCACGAGCTCGATGTGGAATACATCATCGTTTTACGTTGTCGTCCCAGTGTGTTGAGAAGCAGGCTAGAGATGCGAGGCTACCCGGAGCATAAAATTAGGGAGAATTTGGAGGCAGAAGCTTTGGATGTCATCTTGATAGAGGCATTGGATACGGGAAAGGAAGTTCTGGAGATAGATACCACCAACCGCTCAGTGAAGGAGACGGCGGATGCAGTGGAGGAGATATTGGGAGGAGAAAAGAAGAAGTACGAAGCTGGTCATCTTGACTGGAGCGAAGAGGTGTTGGATTGGTTCTAG
- the ftsZ gene encoding cell division protein FtsZ has protein sequence MKSLVEEALARTGGMGAQAPAQSLTPPAPPEPTGDTADAELLDILQKLKTNVKIIGCGGGGSNTIARICQEGIIGAELFAANTDAQHLLAIRVPHKVLLGRRSTRGLGAGALPQVGEQAAREAEEELKKIVSDAHLVFITAGMGGGTGTGSAAVVAQLAKEAGALAVAVVTTPFKGEGRARMENAEWGLERLRNVADTVIVIPNDKLLELAPRLPLNQAFKVADEVLMRAIKGITELITKPGLVNLDFNDVKTIMKGAGVAMIGLGESDGHAEDRAMEAIEMALNSPLLEVDISGANGVLVNVIGGPDMTISDAQKVAEEVQKRVSPTARIIWGAAIDPALEHKIRVMVIVAGVQSKQIIGRQTEFTRLKDADVDFIR, from the coding sequence ATGAAATCATTGGTGGAAGAAGCGCTGGCTAGGACTGGTGGGATGGGTGCTCAGGCTCCGGCCCAGAGCTTAACGCCGCCCGCTCCGCCGGAACCTACAGGGGATACGGCTGACGCGGAGCTGCTAGATATTCTGCAAAAATTGAAAACGAATGTCAAGATTATCGGTTGTGGCGGGGGTGGCTCCAACACCATCGCCAGGATATGTCAGGAAGGCATAATCGGAGCAGAGCTCTTCGCTGCCAATACCGATGCGCAGCACCTACTTGCTATCAGAGTTCCTCATAAGGTCTTATTAGGCAGGCGCTCGACCCGAGGTCTGGGGGCAGGAGCCCTGCCTCAAGTAGGAGAGCAGGCGGCACGTGAAGCGGAGGAGGAGTTGAAAAAGATCGTGTCCGACGCGCATCTCGTCTTCATCACGGCTGGGATGGGCGGCGGGACAGGCACTGGCTCCGCCGCGGTGGTGGCGCAGCTGGCCAAAGAAGCAGGCGCATTAGCGGTGGCGGTTGTCACCACGCCCTTCAAAGGCGAAGGCAGGGCGCGTATGGAGAATGCGGAGTGGGGGCTGGAGAGGCTTAGGAATGTGGCGGATACGGTGATCGTGATCCCCAACGACAAACTACTTGAACTCGCCCCGAGACTCCCTCTCAACCAAGCCTTCAAGGTGGCAGACGAGGTCCTCATGCGTGCCATAAAAGGCATAACGGAACTCATCACCAAGCCTGGGCTGGTAAACCTGGACTTCAACGATGTGAAGACAATAATGAAAGGCGCGGGAGTGGCCATGATAGGCCTGGGTGAGAGCGACGGGCACGCTGAGGACAGGGCCATGGAGGCTATAGAGATGGCGCTGAACTCGCCTCTGCTGGAAGTGGACATCTCTGGTGCCAACGGTGTGCTGGTAAATGTGATAGGTGGACCCGACATGACCATTTCCGATGCGCAAAAAGTGGCAGAGGAAGTGCAGAAGCGCGTCAGCCCTACGGCACGCATAATATGGGGGGCAGCGATCGACCCCGCTTTAGAGCACAAGATTCGTGTTATGGTGATTGTGGCTGGAGTCCAGTCCAAGC
- a CDS encoding TatD family hydrolase codes for MQRIPIFDNHLHLSPEGRNVEAVKEFVKEGGTHFILCHLPYASVPINKGEDFLRSYEITLQLGEKCRKEAEVGVDIIIGPYPVLLLDLAKKHGLSEAMNIMRQGMELAQSLVREGKAVGIGEIGRPHFPVSEEIMEASNELMSYGMQLAKEASCPVILHTESATPSTMLEIARMADRVGLPREKVVKHYSPPLVKEEENSGLFPSILASRMAMTEALSKGKRFLVETDYLDDPKRPGAVMSITTVPKRTKALLKTGIMSEEQAYAIHQENPGIVYGITVRC; via the coding sequence ATGCAACGCATACCTATCTTTGACAATCACCTCCATCTGAGTCCAGAGGGGCGCAACGTCGAGGCGGTAAAGGAATTCGTAAAAGAAGGAGGGACCCACTTCATACTTTGCCATCTTCCTTACGCGAGCGTTCCCATAAACAAGGGTGAGGATTTTCTCCGTTCTTATGAAATCACTCTGCAGTTAGGGGAAAAGTGCCGGAAAGAGGCCGAAGTGGGCGTGGATATCATTATCGGACCGTATCCCGTGCTTTTACTAGATCTCGCTAAGAAACATGGCCTCTCAGAAGCCATGAATATAATGCGCCAGGGCATGGAATTGGCTCAGAGCTTGGTCCGTGAAGGAAAGGCTGTAGGCATAGGGGAGATTGGAAGACCGCACTTTCCCGTTTCCGAAGAGATTATGGAAGCTTCGAACGAGCTTATGTCTTATGGTATGCAATTGGCCAAAGAAGCTTCTTGTCCTGTAATCCTGCATACAGAGAGCGCTACACCTTCTACCATGCTAGAAATAGCTAGAATGGCGGATCGGGTGGGGCTCCCGCGTGAAAAAGTGGTGAAGCATTATTCGCCCCCTTTAGTAAAGGAGGAGGAGAACTCAGGCCTTTTCCCATCGATATTGGCAAGCCGAATGGCAATGACCGAAGCCTTGTCCAAAGGAAAGCGGTTTTTGGTTGAGACCGATTATTTAGATGATCCGAAGCGGCCAGGCGCGGTCATGTCCATAACCACAGTGCCTAAGCGCACAAAGGCCCTGTTGAAAACAGGGATAATGAGCGAGGAACAAGCATATGCTATTCATCAGGAGAATCCCGGAATAGTGTACGGCATTACGGTGAGATGCTGA
- a CDS encoding ribbon-helix-helix domain-containing protein, whose amino-acid sequence MGDTERITVRIPADKLNALQQLVEKGKFPTISDAIRAALDSFVEKHFTPEYIERITVELPKGNVVELEALVQEGDSVSIDDAIRNAVREYVRKRLNRAMEEMK is encoded by the coding sequence ATGGGAGACACCGAAAGGATCACGGTAAGGATTCCAGCTGACAAGCTGAACGCCCTCCAACAATTGGTGGAGAAGGGGAAGTTCCCAACCATATCAGACGCGATTAGGGCGGCTTTGGATTCCTTCGTGGAGAAGCACTTTACTCCGGAATACATAGAGCGGATTACGGTGGAACTTCCTAAAGGCAACGTGGTGGAGCTGGAGGCCCTGGTCCAGGAAGGGGATTCGGTATCCATTGACGACGCGATCCGAAATGCGGTTAGGGAGTATGTCCGTAAGCGCCTTAACCGCGCTATGGAGGAGATGAAGTAA